The following proteins are co-located in the Brevibacillus laterosporus DSM 25 genome:
- a CDS encoding FAD-binding protein — MPSEIKPHYQVVVIGSGYGGSIAASRMARSGLKVCLLERGKEFRPGEFPNTEFEAAREISITLPELTTGSSSGLYNLHVDEDINVLTGCGLGGTSLINANVAIKAEPRVFECTCWPKQIRNDWS; from the coding sequence TTGCCAAGTGAAATAAAGCCTCATTATCAAGTTGTCGTTATTGGCTCTGGTTATGGAGGGAGCATTGCTGCCTCTCGTATGGCTCGCTCTGGGCTAAAGGTTTGCCTGTTAGAGCGTGGTAAAGAATTTCGACCTGGGGAATTTCCTAATACTGAATTTGAAGCTGCGAGGGAAATATCGATTACATTACCAGAATTAACCACAGGGTCTTCTTCTGGCTTATATAACTTGCATGTAGACGAGGATATCAATGTGCTTACAGGCTGTGGATTGGGTGGTACTTCATTAATAAATGCAAACGTTGCAATAAAAGCCGAGCCTCGTGTGTTTGAATGTACGTGTTGGCCTAAACAAATTCGTAATGATTGGAGTTAG
- a CDS encoding aminoglycoside 6-adenylyltransferase, translating to MRSEQEMLDMILGFAKNDERIRAVALEGSRTNPNVPKDMFQDFDISYLVTDMDSFIRDPKWIQVFGDRIILQTPEAMSMFPPELGRRFSYLMLFTDGNRIDLTLIPLHEAEEYCKEDKLLIILMDKDNALPEIPPPTDVDYWVKRPSAEFFADCCNEFWWVSTYVAKGLWRREILYAQDHLSLNVRPMLLTMLEWKVGVQTGFSVSVGKNGKYLEKYLSKQSWESLLSTYADGSYESTWKALFTMGNLFRSTAKYVANHLHYKYPQEEDQRVTAFLKHVQTLPLHATNIY from the coding sequence ATGAGATCTGAACAAGAAATGCTAGATATGATCCTCGGATTTGCAAAAAACGATGAACGCATCCGTGCAGTAGCGTTAGAGGGGTCACGAACGAATCCAAATGTGCCCAAAGACATGTTTCAGGATTTTGATATTAGTTATCTGGTAACCGATATGGATTCCTTTATTCGAGATCCCAAGTGGATTCAAGTTTTTGGGGATCGAATCATTTTACAAACTCCTGAGGCCATGTCCATGTTTCCCCCTGAGTTAGGTAGGCGTTTCTCGTACCTGATGTTGTTTACGGATGGAAACCGTATTGACCTTACCTTAATTCCCCTACATGAAGCAGAAGAGTATTGCAAAGAAGATAAGCTACTGATCATATTAATGGACAAAGATAACGCTCTTCCTGAGATCCCTCCTCCAACCGATGTAGATTATTGGGTAAAACGTCCGTCTGCTGAATTTTTTGCAGATTGTTGCAATGAATTCTGGTGGGTCTCCACTTATGTAGCAAAAGGGTTGTGGAGAAGAGAAATTCTTTACGCGCAGGACCACCTTAGCTTGAATGTAAGACCAATGCTGCTTACCATGCTGGAATGGAAGGTTGGTGTCCAAACTGGTTTTTCAGTCAGTGTAGGAAAAAATGGAAAGTACTTGGAAAAGTATCTTTCAAAGCAAAGCTGGGAGTCCCTTCTATCCACCTATGCCGATGGGAGCTACGAAAGTACATGGAAAGCGCTCTTTACAATGGGGAATTTATTTCGCAGTACAGCAAAATACGTGGCAAACCATTTACATTATAAATATCCTCAAGAAGAAGATCAGCGGGTTACGGCTTTTTTAAAACATGTCCAAACATTGCCTTTGCATGCCACCAACATTTACTGA
- a CDS encoding DEAD/DEAH box helicase: protein MSFQLSRRIIKTLCGQISYDKGDVYYQTGKVMITHYDPNQQSYEATVNGSNGYQVTITLEQRGGVNAECTCPKLSSYDKFCQHIAAVLLSIRDSDQDSSAVPRSVNTQVHDRAKFAGSTDRPAPFPDQNQMANHMLKMFSHKSLRPSSTRAFLDTRDVLDVEFICRPFHYGYGKYMFGLELKLGPKRLYIVKNIREFLGRMDRREGVLFSKHFAYDPEHHSFQKENDEVLRQLIQISQNEKMYRDTWNNFVHANSKSGDRMLLIPPFSWEPLLALLTKAPLVKLGQGERLFDGIHLSDEPLPLQFEFDQAQSEGYQLDIQGLDKLTVMESYGVVLSEGKLIKLQHEQCKRLIELKNLLETSHQNQVQIKKEQMEPFMEKVIPGLIKLGSVHIAQAVSERIVQTPLRARLYLDRVRDRLLAGLEFQYGDIVINPLEGTSRKKDTDPILMRDGDQERRILELMEKSSFVMTEAGYFMDDEEAEYEFLYHVVPQLEKLLKVYATTAVKVRLHTGHTPPKVSVDVDDRMQWLEFNFDMAGIPDSDVRKLLKSLEEKRKYYRLPNGALLPLESVEFQEISNFMDEIGIRMEEWKEANLRLPLVRGLHLIDSQERGKNVKLGKSFRRLIENIRNPDNLDFPVPDSLAHVLRDYQVYGFQWMKTLAHYHFGGILADDMGLGKTLQSIAFIASVLPDIREQEMPALIVCPASLVYNWRNELKRFAPEIRTVIADGSRMERSSIIRDASKVDVIITSYPLLRRDIDLYVVPMFYTLILDEAQAFKNYITQTAQAVKEIQAKYRFALTGTPVENKLEELWSIFDAVFPELFQNRKAFHNATQEMLAKRIRPFLLRRLKTDVLKELPEKIESIQASTLLPDQKKLYVAYLAKLQQETLKHLDEDGFQKNKIKILAGLTRLRQLCCHPGLFVEGYSGSSAKFEQLLEIVQECLSAGKRLLVFSQFTQMLGFIGRELGYLGVPYFYLDGNTPTAERVELCSRFNEGERDLFLLSLKAGGTGLNLTGADTVILYDLWWNPAVEQQAADRAHRIGQKNVVQVVRLVTQSTVEEKMYELQQKKKNLIEEVIQPGHEALSTLTEQEIREILMI from the coding sequence ATGAGCTTTCAACTGAGTCGAAGGATCATTAAAACCCTGTGCGGCCAGATCTCTTACGATAAAGGTGACGTATATTATCAAACGGGAAAAGTGATGATTACGCATTATGACCCGAATCAACAAAGCTATGAAGCAACGGTAAATGGCAGTAATGGTTATCAGGTTACGATTACATTAGAACAGAGGGGGGGAGTAAATGCAGAATGCACATGCCCCAAGCTTTCTTCATACGACAAATTTTGTCAGCATATTGCCGCTGTATTGTTAAGCATACGAGATAGTGATCAGGATAGTAGTGCAGTTCCCCGTTCCGTTAATACTCAGGTACATGATAGGGCAAAATTTGCTGGCTCTACGGATAGGCCTGCTCCGTTTCCCGATCAAAATCAAATGGCAAATCATATGCTGAAGATGTTCAGCCACAAATCGTTGCGTCCAAGCAGTACGCGAGCTTTCTTAGATACAAGGGATGTACTTGATGTAGAGTTTATTTGTAGACCCTTCCATTATGGTTATGGCAAGTACATGTTTGGCCTTGAGCTTAAATTAGGTCCAAAGCGACTATATATTGTTAAGAATATAAGAGAATTTCTTGGTCGAATGGATCGGCGAGAAGGGGTTCTTTTCTCTAAACATTTTGCTTATGATCCCGAGCATCATAGCTTTCAAAAAGAAAATGATGAAGTGCTCCGGCAATTAATCCAAATTAGTCAGAACGAGAAGATGTATCGAGATACATGGAATAATTTTGTCCATGCCAATAGTAAGAGCGGTGATCGCATGCTTCTAATCCCCCCCTTTTCATGGGAGCCACTTCTAGCCCTGCTAACGAAAGCTCCATTGGTGAAGCTCGGACAGGGAGAGCGCCTATTCGATGGTATCCATTTATCCGATGAGCCATTACCCCTACAATTTGAATTCGATCAAGCGCAGTCTGAAGGCTATCAGTTGGATATTCAGGGATTAGATAAGCTCACAGTAATGGAATCATATGGTGTAGTTCTCTCAGAAGGAAAACTTATAAAACTACAGCATGAACAATGCAAACGGCTCATTGAGCTAAAAAATTTGCTCGAAACATCTCACCAGAATCAAGTCCAGATAAAAAAAGAGCAAATGGAACCTTTTATGGAAAAGGTGATACCCGGTCTGATAAAGCTAGGAAGTGTCCATATCGCCCAAGCTGTTTCTGAGCGAATTGTGCAAACACCTTTGCGGGCAAGGCTATATTTAGATCGTGTAAGAGATCGACTACTAGCGGGCCTTGAGTTTCAATACGGGGATATTGTCATCAACCCTTTGGAGGGCACAAGCCGGAAGAAAGACACTGACCCGATTCTCATGAGGGATGGTGATCAGGAACGACGAATTCTTGAACTGATGGAAAAAAGTTCTTTTGTGATGACGGAAGCAGGATATTTTATGGATGATGAAGAGGCAGAATATGAATTTTTATACCATGTCGTTCCACAGTTAGAGAAGCTTTTAAAGGTATATGCGACTACGGCAGTAAAAGTAAGACTTCATACGGGGCATACCCCGCCTAAGGTAAGCGTAGATGTAGATGACCGAATGCAATGGCTTGAATTTAATTTTGACATGGCTGGAATTCCCGACTCAGACGTCCGAAAGCTATTAAAATCGCTTGAAGAGAAACGGAAATATTATCGATTACCTAACGGAGCATTATTACCGCTGGAGAGTGTGGAGTTCCAGGAAATCTCTAACTTTATGGATGAAATAGGGATACGAATGGAAGAATGGAAGGAAGCGAATTTACGCCTTCCATTAGTCCGGGGACTTCATTTGATCGATTCACAGGAAAGAGGAAAGAACGTCAAGCTGGGTAAATCATTTCGACGGCTTATAGAAAATATCCGAAATCCTGACAATCTGGATTTCCCAGTACCAGATAGTCTGGCTCACGTACTTCGAGATTATCAGGTGTATGGATTTCAATGGATGAAGACGCTAGCTCACTATCATTTCGGTGGAATTCTGGCAGATGATATGGGACTTGGAAAAACATTGCAAAGTATCGCATTTATCGCCTCCGTACTACCAGATATCCGAGAGCAGGAAATGCCAGCGTTAATCGTCTGCCCAGCTTCTTTGGTGTACAACTGGCGAAATGAGCTGAAAAGATTTGCGCCCGAAATTCGGACGGTTATCGCTGATGGTAGCAGAATGGAGCGTAGTAGCATCATACGAGACGCATCTAAAGTAGATGTTATTATTACCTCTTACCCACTACTGCGTAGGGATATAGATTTGTATGTTGTCCCGATGTTTTATACTCTTATTCTGGATGAGGCCCAGGCTTTTAAAAATTATATAACTCAGACAGCACAAGCGGTAAAGGAGATCCAAGCCAAATATCGCTTTGCTCTTACTGGAACACCTGTGGAAAACAAACTGGAGGAATTGTGGTCGATCTTTGACGCAGTATTCCCCGAACTGTTTCAGAATCGGAAGGCGTTTCATAATGCAACACAAGAAATGCTAGCTAAGAGGATTCGACCCTTTTTATTACGTCGTTTGAAAACCGATGTACTGAAAGAATTACCCGAAAAGATCGAATCAATACAGGCGTCCACGCTTCTACCTGATCAGAAAAAGCTGTACGTGGCCTATCTGGCAAAATTACAGCAGGAGACATTAAAACATTTGGATGAGGATGGATTTCAAAAAAACAAGATAAAAATTCTTGCTGGTTTGACCCGACTTCGCCAGCTATGCTGTCACCCTGGTTTGTTTGTCGAGGGCTATTCAGGAAGTTCCGCCAAGTTTGAACAATTGCTAGAGATTGTTCAGGAGTGCTTAAGCGCAGGGAAGAGGCTACTAGTGTTCTCACAATTTACCCAGATGCTTGGATTTATTGGGCGAGAGCTAGGTTATCTTGGAGTACCATACTTTTATTTGGACGGAAACACACCGACTGCCGAGCGGGTTGAGCTGTGCAGCAGGTTTAATGAAGGTGAGCGCGACTTATTTCTGCTTTCCTTAAAAGCTGGTGGTACTGGCTTGAACCTGACCGGAGCAGACACGGTTATTCTGTATGATCTGTGGTGGAACCCGGCTGTAGAGCAGCAAGCAGCTGATCGTGCACACCGCATAGGACAGAAAAACGTAGTACAAGTTGTTCGCCTCGTCACACAAAGCACCGTAGAAGAGAAAATGTATGAGCTCCAGCAGAAAAAGAAAAATTTAATTGAGGAAGTAATTCAGCCAGGTCATGAAGCTTTGTCTACTTTAACAGAGCAGGAAATCCGGGAGATTTTGATGATCTGA
- a CDS encoding MurR/RpiR family transcriptional regulator, whose protein sequence is MSTAGVFERIQINYHLLSSKEKEIAEYIRKHKDLMLNINIKELAQKVETSTSTITRFCKKIGCNNFVEFKIMLSREVAPVEPSENTFAQVGNTYLQIIQSTIEMIDPAIIKRIVELIMNSRVIHIYGIGSSGLTSLEMKNRLVRFGLLVDAIIDPHMMLMDASLLTSNDLVICLSNTGLTREVIDAAREAKSHEATVISITNYNHTPLTDTSDIVLFTSNLRRSDELQFVQSQLAFYFIIDVISMLLAEDTHLLAKRQETLRVLYQHKQG, encoded by the coding sequence TTGTCTACAGCAGGAGTCTTCGAACGCATCCAAATTAATTATCACCTGCTTTCTTCAAAGGAAAAAGAAATCGCAGAGTATATCCGTAAGCATAAAGATCTAATGCTAAATATTAATATTAAAGAATTAGCGCAGAAAGTAGAAACCTCCACTTCGACCATCACCCGCTTCTGTAAGAAGATCGGCTGTAATAATTTTGTCGAGTTTAAAATTATGCTGAGTCGTGAGGTCGCTCCTGTGGAACCGAGTGAAAATACGTTTGCTCAAGTAGGAAATACCTATTTGCAGATCATCCAATCTACTATCGAAATGATTGACCCCGCTATTATCAAACGGATCGTTGAATTGATTATGAACTCGCGTGTCATTCATATTTATGGAATCGGTAGTTCAGGCTTAACCTCCTTGGAGATGAAAAACAGATTGGTTCGGTTTGGCTTACTTGTCGATGCGATTATTGATCCTCATATGATGCTTATGGATGCTTCACTTTTAACTAGCAATGATTTGGTCATTTGTCTATCAAACACGGGGTTGACACGTGAAGTCATTGATGCTGCAAGAGAGGCAAAGTCACATGAAGCGACCGTAATTAGCATCACAAATTATAATCACACGCCCCTCACCGATACATCCGATATAGTCCTGTTCACATCGAATCTACGACGAAGTGATGAATTGCAATTCGTGCAAAGCCAGCTTGCGTTCTATTTCATCATTGATGTCATTTCTATGCTGTTAGCCGAGGATACTCATTTATTGGCTAAAAGACAAGAAACCTTGCGAGTGCTTTATCAGCATAAACAAGGTTAA
- a CDS encoding N-acetylmannosamine-6-phosphate 2-epimerase, with protein MKSQMKHGLVVSCQALPDEPLHSAFIMGRMARAAEEGGAVGIRANTKEDIAEIKKQVNLPIMGIVKRDYPDSEIYITPTMKEIDELIEIGCEIIALDATDRIRPIGKTLEQFVQEVKEKYPHQLLMADIATLQEAKKAEELGFDFVSTTLVGYTPQSIGHRLYDNDFALLKEMLTCISVPMIAEGNILTPDMAKRCLELGVYAVVVGGAITRPQQITKRFVDQISKAKE; from the coding sequence ATAAAATCACAAATGAAACATGGTCTGGTAGTATCATGTCAAGCCTTGCCTGATGAACCCTTACACAGTGCGTTTATTATGGGGAGAATGGCACGAGCGGCTGAAGAAGGCGGTGCTGTTGGTATTCGGGCCAATACGAAGGAAGATATTGCAGAAATTAAAAAGCAGGTCAACCTACCAATTATGGGAATCGTCAAACGAGATTACCCCGATTCAGAAATCTATATTACTCCAACCATGAAAGAAATAGATGAGCTAATCGAGATAGGTTGCGAAATTATTGCGTTAGATGCGACTGATCGAATTCGACCAATTGGGAAAACACTAGAACAATTTGTTCAGGAGGTAAAAGAGAAATATCCTCACCAATTGCTAATGGCGGACATTGCTACCTTGCAAGAAGCGAAAAAAGCAGAGGAGCTTGGCTTCGATTTCGTTTCTACTACGCTTGTTGGTTACACACCTCAGAGTATCGGGCATAGGCTGTACGATAACGATTTTGCCCTTCTGAAAGAAATGCTCACGTGTATTTCTGTGCCAATGATTGCGGAAGGAAATATTTTAACTCCTGATATGGCAAAGCGTTGTTTGGAATTAGGGGTTTATGCTGTCGTTGTAGGAGGAGCGATTACGCGACCACAGCAGATTACAAAACGCTTTGTTGATCAAATTTCGAAAGCAAAAGAATAG
- a CDS encoding PTS transporter subunit EIIC, translating into MSVFFEQAQRFGKSFMLPIAVLPAAGLLLGIGGALSNPNTLVAYPFLDVPWLQAIFTIMSSAGSIVFANLAIIFAVGIAVGLARSDKGTAGLAAVLGYLVMNATINAMLIITSKLAAENLAAVGQGMTLGIQTLETGVFGGAVVGVLTALLHNRYNKIELPQFLGFFGGSRFIPIITSFASILLGVAMFLVWPPIQAGIFKLGGLVESTGYIGTFFYGFILRLLGPFGLHHIFYMPFWTTGLGGSLVVNGTLVEGTQKIFFAQLADPNTTQFYIGTARFMSGRFITMMFGLLGAVLAMYQCVKPENRKKVAGLLLSAGLTCFLTGITEPIEFSFLFIAPVLYAVHAFFDGLAFMMAHVFQITIGQTFSGGFIDFVLFGILQGTAKTNWLYVPVIGVFWFFLYYFTFRFAIKKFNIKTPGRENDQASTGTETDVTQTNRAASIIEALGGSENIKDVDCCATRLRMTVFDGEKVSEEELKKTGAKGVIMKGNGVQVIYGPHVTIIKNEIEETLGV; encoded by the coding sequence ATGAGCGTATTCTTTGAACAAGCACAGCGCTTTGGGAAATCATTCATGCTACCTATCGCTGTTCTTCCTGCAGCGGGTTTATTACTTGGTATCGGGGGAGCGTTATCGAATCCCAATACTTTGGTAGCGTATCCATTTTTAGATGTACCTTGGTTACAAGCTATTTTCACCATTATGAGCTCAGCAGGTTCCATCGTGTTTGCTAACCTAGCTATCATCTTCGCGGTTGGGATTGCAGTAGGTTTGGCACGTTCTGATAAAGGAACTGCTGGACTTGCGGCTGTATTGGGTTATTTGGTTATGAACGCTACAATCAACGCGATGCTTATTATTACGAGCAAACTGGCAGCTGAGAATTTAGCAGCCGTTGGTCAAGGAATGACGCTTGGTATTCAAACATTAGAAACAGGGGTTTTCGGTGGTGCTGTTGTGGGTGTTCTAACAGCTCTCCTGCATAACCGTTACAACAAGATTGAGCTACCCCAATTTTTAGGATTCTTTGGTGGTTCACGTTTTATTCCCATCATCACTTCATTTGCCTCTATTTTGCTGGGAGTAGCTATGTTTCTTGTATGGCCACCCATTCAGGCAGGGATTTTTAAACTGGGTGGCTTAGTTGAATCAACTGGGTATATTGGTACATTCTTCTACGGATTTATTCTTCGGCTACTAGGGCCTTTTGGCTTGCATCATATTTTCTACATGCCATTTTGGACGACTGGCCTTGGCGGTTCGTTAGTTGTTAACGGAACATTAGTAGAAGGAACACAGAAAATTTTCTTTGCACAATTGGCTGATCCGAACACAACGCAATTTTATATTGGAACAGCACGTTTTATGTCGGGGCGCTTTATTACCATGATGTTTGGATTATTAGGAGCAGTACTTGCCATGTATCAATGTGTAAAGCCGGAGAATCGCAAAAAAGTTGCAGGTCTATTGCTTTCGGCTGGTCTAACATGCTTTTTGACAGGAATTACGGAGCCGATTGAATTTTCTTTCTTGTTCATCGCACCTGTTCTATATGCTGTACATGCATTCTTTGACGGTTTAGCGTTTATGATGGCTCATGTATTCCAAATTACGATTGGTCAAACCTTCTCTGGTGGATTTATTGATTTTGTTCTGTTTGGGATTCTTCAAGGAACTGCGAAAACCAACTGGTTATATGTGCCGGTAATTGGTGTTTTCTGGTTCTTCCTATACTACTTCACTTTCCGTTTTGCGATTAAGAAATTTAATATTAAAACTCCGGGACGTGAAAATGATCAGGCTTCAACCGGGACTGAAACGGATGTAACCCAAACGAATCGCGCAGCAAGTATTATTGAAGCCTTAGGTGGCAGCGAAAATATCAAAGACGTGGATTGTTGCGCGACTCGCCTACGTATGACTGTTTTTGACGGCGAAAAGGTGTCTGAAGAAGAACTGAAGAAGACGGGGGCAAAAGGTGTCATTATGAAAGGAAATGGAGTTCAGGTTATTTATGGACCACACGTGACTATCATCAAAAATGAAATTGAAGAGACATTGGGAGTGTAG
- the gpmA gene encoding 2,3-diphosphoglycerate-dependent phosphoglycerate mutase: MIKLVLIRHGQSLWNLENRFTGWTDVDLSTNGLQEAREAGMILKKNGYVFDVGYTSVLKRAIRTLWIALHEMDLMWIPVYKTWQLNERHYGALQGLNKAETSEKYGAEQVQIWRRSTDVRPPALTKDDKRFEASHPKYKGLKEGEFPHTENLEDTEKRVLAYWNTEIVPTLKKGQKVIISAHGNTLRALIKYLDQISADGIVSLNIPTGIPLVYELDDQLKPIRHYYLCMDGKVPEGEIAKHIDMNK, from the coding sequence ATGATTAAACTAGTACTTATTCGGCATGGACAAAGCCTATGGAATCTTGAAAATAGGTTTACAGGGTGGACAGATGTGGATTTGTCAACGAATGGACTTCAAGAAGCAAGAGAAGCAGGAATGATTCTGAAGAAAAATGGGTATGTGTTTGATGTAGGATATACCTCTGTTTTAAAAAGAGCAATTCGTACCTTATGGATTGCTTTACATGAAATGGACCTCATGTGGATACCTGTTTATAAAACATGGCAATTAAACGAACGTCACTACGGAGCCCTTCAAGGTTTAAATAAGGCGGAAACGAGTGAAAAATATGGAGCAGAGCAGGTTCAGATATGGAGAAGATCAACCGATGTACGACCACCTGCCCTAACAAAAGATGATAAACGCTTTGAGGCCTCTCATCCAAAATATAAAGGGTTAAAGGAAGGGGAATTTCCTCATACCGAAAATCTAGAGGATACCGAAAAACGAGTGTTAGCGTATTGGAATACTGAAATTGTTCCCACGTTGAAAAAAGGACAAAAGGTTATTATCTCTGCTCATGGTAATACCTTACGGGCGCTAATCAAATATCTAGATCAAATTTCAGCAGACGGTATTGTAAGCTTAAACATTCCAACTGGTATACCGCTTGTATATGAATTGGATGATCAATTAAAACCAATTCGTCATTACTATTTATGTATGGACGGCAAGGTTCCTGAAGGCGAAATCGCTAAGCATATTGATATGAATAAATAA
- a CDS encoding nuclear transport factor 2 family protein, with amino-acid sequence MGQPTNLEIIRSTYEGPSSSNAQHLLAALSNFVEWTEAVGFPYGGTYIGVEAVMQNVFSRLATEWEDYKASVHSYHEVNEKDIIIVEGVYSGTYKKTGKAFQADFVHIYHLCSGKIVKFKQYVDSHVVQQAMTF; translated from the coding sequence ATGGGTCAACCAACCAATTTAGAAATAATTCGCAGCACATACGAAGGTCCATCTTCTTCAAATGCTCAGCATTTACTTGCAGCACTTTCGAATTTCGTAGAATGGACTGAAGCCGTAGGTTTTCCATATGGCGGAACATACATTGGTGTAGAAGCTGTCATGCAGAATGTATTTAGCCGTTTGGCAACTGAATGGGAAGATTATAAAGCAAGTGTGCATTCTTATCATGAAGTGAACGAGAAAGATATCATTATCGTTGAAGGGGTTTATTCCGGAACCTATAAAAAAACAGGGAAAGCATTTCAAGCCGATTTTGTACACATTTATCACCTTTGTTCTGGTAAAATTGTTAAATTTAAACAATACGTTGATAGTCATGTGGTTCAACAGGCTATGACATTTTAA
- a CDS encoding DsbA family oxidoreductase, whose product MTIKIKAYSDFICPFCFLGKGPLDEIVKEKDVEIEWMPFELRPSPYSKIDPWKEPDKLSSWDSFILPTAKKLGVDMRLPRVSPHPYTHLAFEGYQYAKEHGKGNEFHHRVFTAFFQEEQNIEDIEVLTKLVGEVGLDMDECKEALVTRKYKEVHQELLKHAYEEAQIMAVPTLVIGDEVVQGLASKETLAKIIDKELGKNKTTEFDGLQCSLDGEC is encoded by the coding sequence ATGACGATAAAAATTAAAGCTTACTCTGATTTTATATGTCCATTTTGTTTTTTAGGAAAAGGTCCTTTAGATGAGATCGTTAAGGAAAAAGATGTAGAAATAGAATGGATGCCATTTGAATTACGTCCAAGTCCTTATTCAAAAATTGATCCATGGAAGGAACCTGATAAACTTAGCTCTTGGGATTCATTTATTCTTCCCACTGCTAAAAAGCTAGGGGTTGACATGCGTTTACCACGTGTTTCTCCGCATCCATATACACACCTGGCGTTTGAAGGCTATCAGTACGCGAAGGAACATGGAAAAGGTAATGAGTTTCACCATCGAGTGTTTACTGCATTTTTTCAAGAGGAACAAAACATTGAAGATATCGAGGTGCTGACAAAACTAGTGGGTGAAGTTGGACTTGATATGGATGAATGTAAGGAAGCCTTGGTAACACGAAAATATAAAGAAGTGCATCAAGAGCTACTGAAGCATGCCTATGAAGAGGCGCAAATTATGGCTGTCCCAACGTTAGTGATTGGTGACGAAGTGGTTCAGGGGTTAGCTAGCAAAGAAACCTTAGCAAAAATTATTGATAAGGAACTAGGTAAAAATAAGACAACCGAATTTGATGGATTGCAATGCTCTTTGGATGGAGAATGCTAA